The sequence below is a genomic window from Dyadobacter chenwenxiniae.
ATGAACCAAAAAAGCGGCTTCCTGCATTTTTGCAAGACGTTTTCTTTTTACCGGAAGAAATTTACCTGCCTTCGGTGACGATTAAAAAATATCTGGAAATGATGGCTCCTTTCTATCCTAAATTCGATGAGGCGCAATTTGACGGATATATTGCGAACATGGATTTGCCGGAGGGTAACAAGCTGACAGACATGTCCTATGGCCAGCGCAAAAAGTTCCTGATTGCATTTGCGCTTTCCACCAACACGAAGATTCTGATCATGGACGAGCCGACTAACGGATTGGACATTCCTTCAAAAAGCCAGTTCCGGAAACTGGTTTCAACGAATCTTGACAAAAACAGGCTTATCCTCATATCGACACACCAGGTGCGCGACCTCGATAACCTGATCGACTCGATCATCATTCTGGAAAACAGCAAGATATTGATTCAACACAGTCTGGATACAGTGGCTGAAAAGTTATGTTTCGGCACACTCCCGAGCATCGAATATGATGATCGCGTTATTTATTCCGAACCATCAATGAAGGGTTATAAAGCTGTTTTTGAAAATTCAGACCTGGAAGAAAGCCGCGTGGATCTTGAATATCTGTTCAACGCAGTGCTCGGCAACCCGGAACGGATCAGACAAATTTTTAGCAAAAAATGACGCAGTTTTTCTTATTCCTACTGTTGCTTTTGCTGGCTATGCTCACGCAATCGCTGCTTCCTGTCATCAATTGATCGCTTTTTATTATGAATCAGACATTTAACATTCACCGGTTCGCACTCGTCATCAAGCTCGACTTTTTTGAGCGCGGCAAAAATTACTTATTGATCGCCGCAATCTTGCTGGTTTTATTACTTGCAATGATGCTCCCCATCACAACGTCGAGTAAGCCAGTGGGCTTTTACGAGGCTTTGCATTATATGGCTATTTTCATGGTTATGCTTTTTGCAACTACTTTTTACACAGGCAGTGCCATGACGCATTATTCCGCTTTTCCAACTTCCATCAGCAGTTTAATGCTGCCAGCCTCGAATTTGGAGAAATTTCTCAGTGCGCTCTTCTACAATTTGGTGTTCATCATTCCATTTTTACTTCTTTTTTTCCAGTTGCATTACAAAACGATTGATGCTGCCAATGCCCAGTTCCCCGCTAACAGCTACAAATACCCGTACATGAAACCGGATTTAGCGGTCTACTTTTGTTTTGCCTATTTGATGTTGCATAGCATTCTGTTTTTAGGGTCAATCTATTTTTCGAAACGGTCATATGTCAAAACCGCGGCGTTCATCGTCATTGCCGTGCTTATTGTGTTCACGACCCACACTATGCTGTCGGGTTATCTGACCCACTATCCATCCAGGATTAACACTTTGCCACTTGCCGGTTGGCAGATTTGGTATTTCGATGGTCAAAATATGGTTGCAGGAATAAATGAACTGCATATCACACACCCGGAAGGCGCTTATCATATTATACAAGGTTTCACGGCACTTTTTATCGTGAGCTTTTGGTACATGGCCTATTTACGACTAAAAGAAAAAGAAGTTTAAAAAACGCATTCATGGAATTTAAAGATAAACAGTCTATTTACCTGCAAATTGCAGATTACATCTGCGAGCAGATTTTGCTGGGGAAATGGCCTCCTAACGAGCGCATTCCGTCTGTGCGGGATTTCGGCGGAATGCTGGAAGTGAATCCCAACACCGTAATGCGGACGTATGATTTTTTACAGAATAAGGAGATCATTTTTAACAAAAGGGGCATTGGTTATTCGGTGACCGAAGATGCGCAACAGCGTATTTTGATTTACAAAAAGGAGCGTTTCCTTGAATCAGAACTACCGGAGGTTTTCAAAACACTCTATCTGCTCAATATCACAATGGACGAAGTAAAAACGCTATATGATCAGTTTGTTGTAGATACATTTCCGCTAAACAATTAATCTTAATGCTATGAAAGCCAGCAATATATTACTCATTATAATGCTCTCCATGTTTCTGACGGCGGTCGTCGGGTCCGATTTGATCCTAAAAAAAAGGTTTGACTTGCTTGACAGGAAAGACCTGTTCACAGGTTACAAAGGACATAGTGTCGAACCATTTCGTTACGTAAAGTTGCAAGGACAGCACTTCGGCATTAGTGAGATCAGTTATGGTGAAGATTATGAAATCAAGTCTATTTTAGATCAGAAAAACATTAGTTGGAAAGTTGTAAATGATACACTGATAATCAAATACGAAAAAGAATTACCGCAAGGATGGCGATTCAACGAAAATATATTTTATTCAAGACCAGCAGTCTACATTTTAGCTCCCAAATTGGATGGACTGGAATCCCAAAACATCATTTGCAAGATCAAAGGTTTCAAAGGAGAAAAGCTGAAAGTGAAGCAACATGGAGGTGCTATTATGTTGTCGGAAAATCAGGTGACCGACCTGGATGCACAATTTAGTGCCGGTACAATTGTGAAATTGAATGGTATGAACCGGTTTGGAAAAAGCAAAGTCGTTGTGATGGACAGCAGCAATTTTCAGGTCGATCAAGATATTTTCCAATCATTAGACCTAGAAGTTTCGAACAGCGCTCATGTGAATTTGCCCGGAAGCCTGCTTAAAAAACTTTGATTCTTATTTGCTCCGGGTTAAAACCCGGAGCAATTGAATTGGCTGTCCCTGACGGGGCACTTTTACTCGTCCAGTGCAGTCAGGCACGACAGATTTAACGGCCTTAGATTTCAATCTGGGGATAAAATAGATTATTTAACCCCCAGCATTAAACTAGTGCTGCCGCCAGCATTGGTTGTAGGCAACACGCCATTCCATTTAGAAACCCATTCCTGCTGAATGAGCAGTGGAGTCAAAGTCTTCTGGCGCAATTGGTTAGCTTCTGCTTCTGCCCGTGCCTTGATCAAAGTTGCCTTCGCCTGGCCTTCTGCACGGGCAATAATTACTTTTGCTTCTGCTTCTGCCTGTTTAGCCATGTTTTCGGCTTTCAAACGCGCCTGAATGGATGTGTTTTTTTCATCAATCATCTGCCGCAATGATGGCGGCGGCGTGATGGCGGATGTGAGCTGGTCATAAATAAAACCGTCCTTGCCCAAAGTCTTCGTCAGCACATTTTGCACCCGATCCTCAAACGCTTCCCGATTGGACATAACGCTATCCGAACTGAATGAATTGGCAACAATTCTGTATGCGTCGTAAATCGTATTTTTCATAAATCCCTGCTGAATTTCGCCTAACGGTCGTCTGTATTGGCGATAAATTTGCGGCACTTTATCCGGGTTAATGTGATAGTTCAGCTTAGGGTCTACCTTAAATTCTGCTGCATCTTTTGTTGTGATTACAAAAGAATCATAATCAACACTTTGCGTGAAAGTGGGAAACTCAATGATCTTTGTTGTCCAGGTGTTGTACCAAACACGACCAGTCACCAATGTAATGTTATCAACCCCTTTATCAGTTCCGTAAAGGTTGATGCGAATGCCGACATTACCTGCATCAATGTTTTCAAACGTAAAAGGCTGGATAAAAAGCACTATTACAGCCAGAAAAAAACTCACTGAACCAATTATAATTTTTCTACCAAGGGTCATTGTATTTTCGATTTAAAAGAGCTGAAAAACTGATTAAGATCCGTTGCTAGCAAATAAACGGCACCGCCAATGATCGCCAACCCGCCAAATACAAGAAGATCGGATTGAGCATTGACAAGTCTGAGCGAGTAAGTGATGACGATGATAACCGCCACGATTTTGAGAAAGTATTTCATGCCTGTGAGGTTTGTTTAAAGTAAATTTAATGCTATCAAACCCAGACATATAATATATATTATCCAGTGGTTTCTTTGGACCGTTAAACGTATCAAAAGCATTACAAACAAAAAGACGCATCCTTTCAGACGCGTCTTTCTTTATAACAAACTTTTAAAATCAAAGCAATGCTGCTGCTGCCTGATCAACAAACCAGTGGAGCTGTCCTTTTAGCGGCTTGATGATCTGGGATGGGTAAAGGTCAATATTAGGCCCGCCTTTTAAAACGTGCTTTAATGTTTCCGCTTTCCCTGCCCCTGCCGCAAGAAATGCCACACACGCGGCATTGTTAACAACCGGCGCCGTCAATGTGATCCTGAACATTTCCTGGGCTGGCAGATAAAATGCCTTAACCCAGGCGCTTTTCTCATGAATCACCTCTGTGCCAGGGAATAGCGAGAGCGTATGCCCATCATCGCCCATTCCCAGCAGCACGAAGTCGAATGTCAATTCTGAGTCAGTGAAATATTCTTTCAAGACTTTTTCGTATTCGATTGCAGATTCCTCCGGCTCGATGTCCGTGCGCATGATATGAATATGAGCCGGATTAACCGGCACTTTATTTAGCAACTCATCATAGCACATTTTCGCATTGTTACGCGAATCTTCGAAAGGAACAGCGCGCTCGTCACCCCAGAAAAAATGGATCTTTTGCCAGTCAATCGCTTCTTTATAAGGTGCTTCCGCCAGCAATGCGTAAAGCTGCTTCGGTGTGCCACCGCCGGACAAAACGAATGTGAACCGGTCTTTTTTTGACAGGACGTCCCTGATATAATCACTTAACCAGGCAGCCAGATCATGACTAAGTCGCCCGGTGTCGGTTGCAATGTGCATTTCCATATGTTAAAGCGCGGGTGGGAGGTTGATCCAGGTATGACCGTCGCGCGCCAGGAGCGCATCAGCACCATCCGGGCCCCATGAATCCGGTGCATAATTAGGGAAATCCTGTGGTGTTCTGCTCTCCCACGTTTCCAGGATCGGCATAATCACTTTCCAGGCTGCATCCACTTGATCATTGCGCATAAATAATGTTGCATCACCCTCCATCACATCCAAAAGCAATGTTTCGTAAGCTTCCGGAGCATGATCGCCCGCAACTGCATCGTAATCAAATGTCATGTCCACAGGATCGAGCGTCATCGTCTGACCCGGACGTTTCGCCTGAAAACG
It includes:
- a CDS encoding ABC transporter ATP-binding protein; this translates as MIHLDRVTFGYSKKKKLFENLSLNLEAGHIYGLLGTNGAGKSSLLRNIVGLLFPQDGNITVAGYEPKKRLPAFLQDVFFLPEEIYLPSVTIKKYLEMMAPFYPKFDEAQFDGYIANMDLPEGNKLTDMSYGQRKKFLIAFALSTNTKILIMDEPTNGLDIPSKSQFRKLVSTNLDKNRLILISTHQVRDLDNLIDSIIILENSKILIQHSLDTVAEKLCFGTLPSIEYDDRVIYSEPSMKGYKAVFENSDLEESRVDLEYLFNAVLGNPERIRQIFSKK
- a CDS encoding GntR family transcriptional regulator is translated as MEFKDKQSIYLQIADYICEQILLGKWPPNERIPSVRDFGGMLEVNPNTVMRTYDFLQNKEIIFNKRGIGYSVTEDAQQRILIYKKERFLESELPEVFKTLYLLNITMDEVKTLYDQFVVDTFPLNN
- a CDS encoding SPFH domain-containing protein, translating into MTLGRKIIIGSVSFFLAVIVLFIQPFTFENIDAGNVGIRINLYGTDKGVDNITLVTGRVWYNTWTTKIIEFPTFTQSVDYDSFVITTKDAAEFKVDPKLNYHINPDKVPQIYRQYRRPLGEIQQGFMKNTIYDAYRIVANSFSSDSVMSNREAFEDRVQNVLTKTLGKDGFIYDQLTSAITPPPSLRQMIDEKNTSIQARLKAENMAKQAEAEAKVIIARAEGQAKATLIKARAEAEANQLRQKTLTPLLIQQEWVSKWNGVLPTTNAGGSTSLMLGVK
- the pgl gene encoding 6-phosphogluconolactonase, which gives rise to MEMHIATDTGRLSHDLAAWLSDYIRDVLSKKDRFTFVLSGGGTPKQLYALLAEAPYKEAIDWQKIHFFWGDERAVPFEDSRNNAKMCYDELLNKVPVNPAHIHIMRTDIEPEESAIEYEKVLKEYFTDSELTFDFVLLGMGDDGHTLSLFPGTEVIHEKSAWVKAFYLPAQEMFRITLTAPVVNNAACVAFLAAGAGKAETLKHVLKGGPNIDLYPSQIIKPLKGQLHWFVDQAAAALL